The Stieleria maiorica genome includes the window ATGCTGGCTGCCTGCGTGAAAGCTCTTGCTTATGCCGTGATCGTGCGACGTGGGGGAAGCGTTATCGCGGATAAGCCAACAGCGCCGCCCGTCTCGCCGACTGACGCGACCGATGTCGAAACCCGAGCTATCGCCTACCTCGCCGCCATGCCGCCGGCAGTCTCGGGCAGTGGCGGTCACTCGCAAACCTACGCCGCGGCGACGGCACTCGTTCACGGCTTCGGGATCGCCCCAGATCGTGCGTTGGCAATCCTCGCCGCCGAATACAACCCTCGATGCAATCCGCTCTGGTCGGAAAAAGAGCTCCGACACAAAGTCAATCAAGCGGCAACCAAACCGCATGATCGACCGTTCGGATGGCTGCGGGATGAATCATTGATAGAACCGCCGGTTGATCCAGTCGACCTCAGCGCATTTATGACGAAGCCGATGGTGGTTGCGTCACTCGATGAGAAGCCTGGATCGAAGCTCACGACGACGCTCGATCCAGGACATCTTCCCGAGCGACTGTTCGAAGTGCCTGGATTCGTTCGTCGCGTCATGGATTTCACGCTTGCCAACGCACCGTATCCAAATGTCGGCCTGGCGTTCTGCGGCGCGATGGCGTTGCAGTCCTTCCTAGCCGGGCGAAAGGTTGCAACAACCGGCGACCTAAGAACCAACATCTATCTGCTCGCCCTCGCAGGCAGTGGGACAGGCAAGGAGTTTCCTCGAAAGGTCAACTCGCAAGTTCTGTTTCAGATCGGTGAATCCAAGTCGATCGGCGACAAGTTTGCTTCCGGGGAAGGCATCCAGGACGCCTTGGCACGATCCGGCAAGATGCTGTTCCAGAACGACGAGATGGACGGCGTGCTGCGCCAGATCAATCTGGACCGCGACAATAGTCGTGAATCCATCCCGAATATTCTGCTCACGCTCTACACATCAGCCGGCGATGTCTATCCGCTCCGCGTGAAGGCAAATCAGAAGGACGCCATCCACGTCGATCAACCGCACCTGACATTATTTGGTACCGCGACGCCGCAGCATTTCTACGAATCGCTCTCGAAGCGAATGCTGACCAACGGATTCTTCGCTCGCCTGAACATCATCGATGTCGGAAAACGCGGCAAGGGTCAGACACCCGGATCTGCCCGCAACCTACCCGATGCCATTCTTGACGTTGCGAAATGGTGGGCCGACTTCGAGCCCGGCGGCGGCAATTTCATGAGTGTGCATCCGAAACCGAGCTGCGTACCGTTCACCGGCGATGCCGAGGCCGCCATCACCGAACTTCGTGAGCAAACGGAAGTCGAGTACGACAAAGCGGACGACGCTGGTGACGAGGTCGCCAGGACCGCATGGAGCCGCACCTGCGAGCATGCCAAGAAGCTGGCGTTGATCTACGCCTGCAGCGAGAACCACGTCGAACCAAAAATCACACTTGCTGCAGTTCGTTGGGCCAGCGAGTTCGCGCTGCACCAAGCCCGCCGGCAACTCTACCTCGCATCGGTCCACGTCGCCGAGAACCCGTTCCACGCAGAATGCCTGCGGCTTAAGAAACGGCTCGCCGATCGTCCCGATCGTACGATGGCACGTCGGGAAATCATGCGGTCAATGACGCTCAAGGCACATGACTTCGACCAAGTCATCCTGACGCTCATGCAACAAGAAGAAATCGAACCGGTCACTATCCAAACCAAAACGAAACCGGCTCAGGGATACCGTCTGATCGAGCTAACGGAAATACGTCAATAATCCGTCAGTATCCGTCAACCGATTCTGACGCATTCGGCGTGCGGCTGTGAACTTGGGCAAGCAATCCAGTCGAATCCGTCAAGAAACGTCAGCCGACCAACTGACGGATCTCTGACGGATTGAAACCGAACAAGAGTCTCTTAATAGATAGAAAAACTCTCTCTTTCTATGAATACGTCAGTGTGTCAGCCCTGTGCCCCCGCGATTCGTCTGCGCACGCATGAGGGGGCAGCCCGACGGATCTCCCCTGACGGATTAGGTACTTCCCGACAATCGGTTCTCTGGTCAGGGCCGCGGGAACAGCCGCCTTATTGGGCACAGTTTGTTTTGCTTGTCCGAATGCACAAATGCCCGGTATGCTTAGGAGATCAACCCTCAAGATTTGCCTTCTCAAAATGATGCTTTACCTCGTCGATGACTTCTTCAGGAGATGGTGGCTCTCCAGCGTTTGCGACATGTAGTCGATGAAGAACCTCGATGTAACTCATCCCAATCGTCGTAGCAAGTGTGCCTGCCACTGCTCCGGTTATCGCGCCGCCTGCTACTGTGCCAACACCAGGTATGAACTTCAACAGCGAGCCGACAATCAAAGGAGCCGTAAGTGCAGCAGTTGGAGCTCCAACGACTGACCCTACCAAAGTAGCGAGAAAGCCTTCCGAAAATGACAATCCATAAGTTGTTGATATTCCCGCAAACATTGCGATGTAGATAGCTGATATCCCTGCAGTATCTGCAAGTGGAATCGGTGATGCACCCACGCCCATCGCTGAGGCTGCAAATCCCATCACGATCTTTCGAGATCGTATACGCTTCAACTCAAGGTCCGCTTTCTGGGCACCGACGAACGCACGACGCTGCCCTTCTGGAAAAACCTCAAGAGTATGTTGAACTAACTCAACGAGACCCATTGGTTCAAGTGTGTGCCCATCATCAAACACTTCACGCATTGCACGTACGCGAACCACGTTACTGGTCTTCGGAAGTAACTCTTGAACCGTTGCGCGAAAGCCATTGTCTGCCCTACACTTTGTGATGACGCCAACGACGGGGACATATTCCGCCAACATTTCAACTAGGCTCTGTTTGAAAACTGGTGTTGGCTGTTTCGCCTTGATCTGCGATGTTTCCTTGATCGCCGATCAAGGAGGAATCGATGGCGCGACACAGTCTATCCAACGATCAATGGGAATGTATTAAGGACCTGTTCCCGGAACGCAAAGCAACTGGGCGGCCACCAACAGACGCGCGGGTTGCCTTCAATGGTATCCTTTGGATTCTCCGCACGGGTTCGCCGTGGCGAGATTTGCCTGAAGAGTTTGGCCATTGGAGAACGATCTACGGGTTGTTCGACAAGTGGAATGGCGATGGCACACTCGACGCGATTCTCGACCGTCTTCGCACGGCCCATATCGATGGCGAGGTGATCGACAATGACCTTTGGTGCATCGACGGAAGCGTCACTCGTGCACATCGTTGTGCCGGAGGGGGTGGAAAAAAGGGGATCCGAACGAACCAGCTGACCATGCGTTAGGACGATCCCGCGGGGGATTTTCGACGAAGATTCATCTTTTGGTCGACGGGCTGGGCCATCTCCTTGCCTTTGTTATCACTGGTGGCCAAGCACACGAGGCAACCGCGTTTGAGGCGGTTCTCCATGCAGCTGACGAGAATCTTCGTGACGGCAAAGGCGATCCAATCGCATGGCCTGTGAACTTGGCTGGCGACAAAGGTTATCGGGCGGCGTGGATCGACGAGCATCTTGCGGAGCTTGGCATTCATCCTGTCATTCCCTGCAAGTCGAATGAAGACCGGGACGCACGCGGAATCGAGTTTGATCGCGAGAGCTATCGCAATCGCAACATTGTCGAACGATCGATCGGTTGGTTGAAGGAATGCCGTCGCGTCTTCTCCCGTTTCGAGAAAACAGCCATCAACTATTGCGGTATGATCAAGATGGCGATGATTGAGCGATTCCTGAAAACTACATGTCAGTAGGCGTTTTCAAACAGAGCCTAGATCTGATTCTGCGTCTTCAACCCGGCGCAAATCTTCAGAGACGCATACCCAAGCTACATGAATGTGCTCTTTTTGATCTCGCTGCGAGCAGCGCTGCCGTACAAACTCGTGAAGTGAACTTAGAGTTTCAGAAAAATCTGCCAACTCTAAACCGCGAGTGTCGAAAATGGTGAGTGGGATGTCCTCTCGAAAAATCTCTCTCGTGTTCTGAGTGACAGGCCGACCATGACCTACGGTTGCAAAGTTGCCCTGAAAAATTGAATTAATGAGAGTGCTCTTTCCAACACCTGATCGTCCCGCAATAAGAACATTCGCGTGACCGCGTTCACGCAATGCCTCTTCGGCTGCTTTCTGAATTAGATTGCCAATTTCCATTTTCATATTCTCTAGGTCTGAAATTAAGGTCGAAATATAGACCAACTATTTTTTGTCTGCCATCCAGGTACCCAACCAGCCACCCAACCACCGACCGAACCCTTCCGTTTCTCTCCTCGCCTTGGAAGGGCCAGTGCATATGCAGGTCGAAATGTGGTCGCTTGATAGAATTAAGCCTTACGAAAAGAACCCCCGAATCAATGACGACGCGGTTGCTCCGGTCGTCCAGTCCATCAACGAGTTCGGTTTCCGGCAGCCGATCGTTGTCGATCCCGACGGCGTCATTATCGTTGGCCATACCCGTTGGAAAGCCGCCAAGCAACTGAACCTCGCCGAGGTGCCAGTTCACGTTGCGACAGACCTTGAGCCGGAGGCGGTGAAGGCTTATCGCATCGCCGACAACCGCACCGGCGAGAACGCTGAGTGGGACTTCGATCTGCTCCCGCTCGAAATCGGCGAACTGCAGCACGTTGGATTCGATTGCGAATTGCTAGGTTTCAACAGCGACGAGCTGGCCAAGCTCCTCGATCCAGGTGTTGAACCGGGGCTCACCGATCCCGACGACATCCCAGAACCTCCCGACGATCCGGTCACGCAACCCGGCGACCTTTGGATCCTCGGCGACCACCGATTGCTGTGCAGCGACTCGACCAGCGTGGAAGACCTCGACCGGCTGTTGAATGGTGCGAAGATTCAACTGTGCAATACAGATCCGCCGTACAACGTGAAGGTTGAACCGCGCAGCAAGAACGCGATCGCCGCCGGCAACAGCTCCTTTGAGGCCGGCAAAGGCAAATCGAAAGACGGTCCGAAGAAGATGCGAGCTAAGGATCGGCCGCTCGCAAACGACTTCGTTTCGGACGAAGAGTTCAACCGGTTGCTCGAAGCCTGGTTCGGCAACATCGCTCGCGTTCTCGAACCCGGCCGCAGCTTCTACATCTGGGGAGGCTTCTCCAATATCGCAAACTATCCGCCTGTGCTGGCCAAGGCCGGGTTGTATTTCTCGCAGGCGATCATCTGGGACAAGATGCATCCCGTGATGACTCGCAAGGACTTCATGGGCGCTCACGAATGGGCGTTCTACGGCTGGAAAGAAGGCGCCGGCCACAAGTTCTTTGGACCGAACAATGCGACGGACTTGTGGCACGTCAAGAAGATTCCGCCACAGCAGTTGGAACACCTCACCGGCAAACCGGCCGAACTCGCGGTGATGGCGATGCAGTATTCATCGCGGCGCGGCGACAACGTCCTCGATCTCTTTGGCGGCAGCGGTTCGACGTTGATCGGCGCCGAGCAGACAGGCCGCAAAGCGTTTTTGATGGAACTCGATCCGCCGTACTGCGACGTGATTGTGGATCGCTATCAGCGGTTCACCGGCAAAGCCGCGGTGCTCGAGCGGACCGGCAAGTCACCGATCCCCGTCGGTGCTCGCGAGGAGAACATGCGATGAGCGGAGCGATCAAACCTTTCTGTGTCGCCACATGTCTTCGTAGAAGTAAATGTGCTCTGCATTTAACTACCGGGCAAGCCGATCCAATTCCGATTCGTCTTTCAACACCTCGGTTTGCCGACTGGTCGCGAAATACTCAGGCTCAGCGGGGCGAGGTTGAAGCGATCGCAGTTCGCCGCCTTCAATCAACTCGATGGCTTCGTCCGGATCTAAGTACCCATCGACCAGAATTGGTAGGACGTGTTCCGGGTAGCCATCAAAGTGCAAGTACGTGGCGAGGATTCCTCGATCGTAAGTCTGCGTGGCAATTATTGCTCGTGTGGACATGGTTCAGTTTCCTTGGCTTGACGAATTGGATTTGGAACTGCCGCCGGAATGCCGTTCGACTCGATCCGGCGGAATGGAAAGCATCAGTGACCGGCCGTTGTCCCAGTCGACATCGAGTTGCAACCAATCGTGTTGCGGATAAACGCCGGCAACCGTTCCTGTCGTGCCGGCTGGGATCGGATCGGGGTCATCGCCCATCTCGATCAGTCGGACGCGGTCGCCCGCCTTGAGGTTGCATT containing:
- a CDS encoding bifunctional DNA primase/polymerase — encoded protein: MSSVREQVAIYRQRGWYCVPLRPRSKSPARRDWTKLRLQPGVFPENSNIGIILGEPSGWLVDVDLDCPEAIELADQFLPPTTAITGRPSSARSHRWYIAVGASTEKHTDGAGAMIVELRSTGAQTAVGPSIHPSGEEYDRLDDEPANVPAPMLAACVKALAYAVIVRRGGSVIADKPTAPPVSPTDATDVETRAIAYLAAMPPAVSGSGGHSQTYAAATALVHGFGIAPDRALAILAAEYNPRCNPLWSEKELRHKVNQAATKPHDRPFGWLRDESLIEPPVDPVDLSAFMTKPMVVASLDEKPGSKLTTTLDPGHLPERLFEVPGFVRRVMDFTLANAPYPNVGLAFCGAMALQSFLAGRKVATTGDLRTNIYLLALAGSGTGKEFPRKVNSQVLFQIGESKSIGDKFASGEGIQDALARSGKMLFQNDEMDGVLRQINLDRDNSRESIPNILLTLYTSAGDVYPLRVKANQKDAIHVDQPHLTLFGTATPQHFYESLSKRMLTNGFFARLNIIDVGKRGKGQTPGSARNLPDAILDVAKWWADFEPGGGNFMSVHPKPSCVPFTGDAEAAITELREQTEVEYDKADDAGDEVARTAWSRTCEHAKKLALIYACSENHVEPKITLAAVRWASEFALHQARRQLYLASVHVAENPFHAECLRLKKRLADRPDRTMARREIMRSMTLKAHDFDQVILTLMQQEEIEPVTIQTKTKPAQGYRLIELTEIRQ
- a CDS encoding YcjF family protein codes for the protein MLAEYVPVVGVITKCRADNGFRATVQELLPKTSNVVRVRAMREVFDDGHTLEPMGLVELVQHTLEVFPEGQRRAFVGAQKADLELKRIRSRKIVMGFAASAMGVGASPIPLADTAGISAIYIAMFAGISTTYGLSFSEGFLATLVGSVVGAPTAALTAPLIVGSLLKFIPGVGTVAGGAITGAVAGTLATTIGMSYIEVLHRLHVANAGEPPSPEEVIDEVKHHFEKANLEG
- a CDS encoding IS5 family transposase, producing the protein MARHSLSNDQWECIKDLFPERKATGRPPTDARVAFNGILWILRTGSPWRDLPEEFGHWRTIYGLFDKWNGDGTLDAILDRLRTAHIDGEVIDNDLWCIDGSVTRAHRCAGGGGKKGIRTNQLTMR
- a CDS encoding IS5 family transposase, producing MHRRKRHSCTSLCRRGWKKGDPNEPADHALGRSRGGFSTKIHLLVDGLGHLLAFVITGGQAHEATAFEAVLHAADENLRDGKGDPIAWPVNLAGDKGYRAAWIDEHLAELGIHPVIPCKSNEDRDARGIEFDRESYRNRNIVERSIGWLKECRRVFSRFEKTAINYCGMIKMAMIERFLKTTCQ
- a CDS encoding GTPase — translated: MKMEIGNLIQKAAEEALRERGHANVLIAGRSGVGKSTLINSIFQGNFATVGHGRPVTQNTREIFREDIPLTIFDTRGLELADFSETLSSLHEFVRQRCSQRDQKEHIHVAWVCVSEDLRRVEDAESDLGSV
- a CDS encoding DNA modification methylase yields the protein MWSLDRIKPYEKNPRINDDAVAPVVQSINEFGFRQPIVVDPDGVIIVGHTRWKAAKQLNLAEVPVHVATDLEPEAVKAYRIADNRTGENAEWDFDLLPLEIGELQHVGFDCELLGFNSDELAKLLDPGVEPGLTDPDDIPEPPDDPVTQPGDLWILGDHRLLCSDSTSVEDLDRLLNGAKIQLCNTDPPYNVKVEPRSKNAIAAGNSSFEAGKGKSKDGPKKMRAKDRPLANDFVSDEEFNRLLEAWFGNIARVLEPGRSFYIWGGFSNIANYPPVLAKAGLYFSQAIIWDKMHPVMTRKDFMGAHEWAFYGWKEGAGHKFFGPNNATDLWHVKKIPPQQLEHLTGKPAELAVMAMQYSSRRGDNVLDLFGGSGSTLIGAEQTGRKAFLMELDPPYCDVIVDRYQRFTGKAAVLERTGKSPIPVGAREENMR
- a CDS encoding DUF4314 domain-containing protein, whose protein sequence is MKRKCNLKAGDRVRLIEMGDDPDPIPAGTTGTVAGVYPQHDWLQLDVDWDNGRSLMLSIPPDRVERHSGGSSKSNSSSQGN